In Penaeus vannamei isolate JL-2024 chromosome 13, ASM4276789v1, whole genome shotgun sequence, the sequence CTCATTCACTGCCTTTCATCAGCTTcaaattttccttcttctcagtTGTACAAAGTCCCTCTTTAATGTACTGTCTTAATCCAATATATTCTGATAAAATCAGAAGCCTCTAACAGCCATCTAAATTGTAAAGCAAATCTGAATAATACAAAATGGTTCCCTAAAAGAAACCCTGCTGGTGCATTAATTCTTCTCTTTTAGCATCTGATCCCTTAAATACCTTTCAGAAAATGTTATTCTCAGTCTAAACTAACAAGAAATTTGAAATTCTATAGTCTGCAAACAGTAAACTCTTCttaaccaaacagaaaaaaaacagaaaagtagcTTTCAACAGAATGTTTTAAGTATATCAAAAGttcaattaaaaaaatgaaaccagCTCATAAACAAAATGTTGTGGGTTTTAAACAAACCCATTCCCTTGTTATTTCCTATTGTTGCCTCATTTGACTGTAATGGAATCTTAGCTAAGAATTACACAGAGTGAAAATGCTGaacagcataaaaaaaataaatgtcttgAATGTTAAATTTCCAGAAAAAATCAAAATCCTtccaaataataaaagtaatacttcaaaatattgatttatatatcaatagtcagaataaaaggcaaagaagaaagacATCTTCAAACTTTacaattcagtatatatataaacagaaaaaaaaacatctacctGAATTCTGAAATACAGACAGTTCAAGATGAGCATAAGAAAGGTCCTTGCATTCCCTTTGAAACTCGTGTCACACTGAACTCTTACTAACTATCCTTGCTATTCATGCTTAAGGTCCCAGctaaaaaacatttatttattgaaaattttgtATCATTTTAATTTATCACATGGTGATGTTCACATACTCTATGCCGATCCTTGCATGATGATATCTAatactgaaaaacaaaacaaaaagaaaatgggattttaATAAGTTACCTAAACTCTATTAGAGGTACTGTAAAACACTTTTCTTAATGCTTGTGACAAACATTCCACTCTGCCCTTTGTACAGCCATCAGACAAAAGTAAAATCCCGTCCTACACACATTTCTTCCTTACATTTCCTACAAACTTTAATAACTTCAATTAATCTTCCTgataatagtatataatatatcaatGGCAGTGAACAGGACCAGTTCTAATATTCATGACTGTGATTACAACAGTCAATCTCACTCAGATCGTCTGAAGAAAAACTGTAGAATCTGGCAAACTCTAAAATAATAAAACCATTTACTGATCCaattttaatactttttttcttcgtcaaaaTGAAGTCTATGCAATCTGTATTGGGCAGTTACTGaggacttttttcattatcatcctccaaAACACATATAAGTAAATTTGTGCTTAATAAGGCCATACATCAACTCAACATTATAAAACACTAAAGACTTTTGCTGCTGCCTTTACCTAGATTCATTATAAATGATCATACAAAAATACACCAGCATCACAACACTTCATACAATATGAGAAAGCATTCTTCTCTACACATGAGCACTGCATCAGGAAGCAATTAAAAATGCACAGTAATTCATACAATTCATAAAACATTCACAACAACTAGGAAGCAGTACACAAGGGGAGTCTGCACAAGGCAACTCCTTTGGGTTGCTTTTTTTTACTCAGTTATGATGGTAAAATTCAATATGTGACATAGTTCTGTGTTCTGATGTCTTGTTACTAAAGAACAGAGTCTGGTACCATGTGTGACAATGAACAGAAACAAAAGTTCTGAGAAAAAATCAGTTCTGAATTTACATTAGTTGATCAATATCAATTTTCTTGCCAAAGGAATCTGTTTTTTCATCTTGGTTTTCTTTAGTTTTCATAATCATTTGGGCTAAAAAACTCACTTGACACTTGAGGGATGTGTTGCTTTTACAAAAAATGCAGAAAGATTTGGTGCACCTAGAAAtatggagagaaaatgaagacagCAAGCACATCACTTGCCACAATCAGCAATTATGATCACTGGGCAGAAAGTCTATCACTCTTTGTTTCCTAGTGTTATAAAGTTGAGCACTAACAAAGCTTCCCACTACTAAGAACTGACAAATCTATTAGACTTTAAGGGAAGAATGGGGcttgcattttcttttatcatgtgTGACTTTTAGTTCATCATGTAACAAGactttaaaaactaaaaaaatataattgattTCAGTGGCACCTCTCAGGTCTGTCTTACATCTTTAGAATGTGCTTCTGATTTTCgttaaaacagaaacaaaatgatGTCAAGATTTAAACCACAGCCAATGTATGGTCTTTCAATTATcattgaaaaaatagataaataaatcaatgaaaaataaaaggtcTGTTCACTGGTCATTATTGCTTGGAGGCACGAGGAGTCCTTGTGTGTTGATGTCCAGATAAAAGTTTTAGTTGATTGTGATCATGGATGTCTCGGAACAACTACTACCTAATAATCTTGGAGAGTTGTGAGTCACAAGTTAGAGTCTTGAAGgctaaagagagagattgggaaggtCTTGATCTGCGTCTGCCATTGCGAGGACAACTGGAAGAACTTGACATTTGTCCACTCGGCAGAATCAATGTTCACTGCGAACATAACAAAAGTGGGAATTAATACAGTAAATAATAACACTGACATGTAACTGGGGGTTTGTTACTTATCAAACCTTATGTtgagcatacaaatatataatatatatatatatatatatatatatatatatatatatatatatatatatatataaaatgtatgtatgtatgtatgtatgtatgtatgtatgtatgtatgtatgtatgtatgtatgtatgtatgtatgtatgtatgtatgtatgtatatatatgtatatatatgtatatatgtatacatatgtaaacatatgtatatatatatgtatatatatatatatatatatatatgtatatatatatatatatatatatatatatatatatatatatatatatatatatatgatatatatatatgtatatatatatatatatatatatatgtatatgtatgtatatatatgtatatgtatgtatatgtatgtatatgtatgtatatgtatgtatatgtatgtatatgtatgtatatgtatgtatatgtatgtatatatatatatgtatgtatgtatgtatatatatgtatgtatgtatgtatgtatgtatgtatgtatgtatgtatgtatgtatgtatgtatatatatatatatatatatatatatatatatatatatatatatatatatatatatatacatatatatacatatatacatatatacatatatacatatatacatatatatatatatatatatttatatatatatatatatatatatatatatatatatatatatatatatatatatatatatatatatatacacacatatatgcatatttatgtgtgtgtatatatatatatatatatatatatatatatatatatatatatatatatatatatatgtatatatgtgtatatacatgtatatatatgtgtatatatatgtgtatatatgagtatatatatatatatgtgtgtatatatatatatatatatgtgtatatatatatatatgtgtgtatatatatatatatatatgtgtatatatatatatatatatgtatatatatatatatgtgtatatatatatatatatatgtatatatatatatatgtatatatatatgtatatatatatatgtatatatatatatgtatatatatatgtatatatatatatatgtatatatatatatatatatatatatatatatatatatatatatatatatatatatatatatgtatatatatatatgtatatatatatatatatgtatatatataagtgtgtatatatataaatgtgtatatatatgtgtgtatatatatatgtgtatgtatatatatgtgtgtatatatatatgtgtgtatatatatatatgtgtgtatatatatatatgtgtgtgaatatatatgtgtatttaaatatgtgtgtatttatatatgtgtgtatatatatgtgtgtatatatgtgtgtatatatatatgtgtatatatatatatatatgtctgtatatatatatatatatatatatatatatatatatatatatatatatatatatatatgtgtgtgtgtgtgtgtatatatatatgtgcgtatatatatatatgtgtgtatatatatatatgtgtatatatatatatatatatatgtgtgtatatatgtgtgtatatatgtgtgtatatatatgtgtgtgtgtgtgtatatatatatatatatatatatatatatatatatatatatatatatatatatatatatatatatatatatatatatatatatatatatgtgtgtgtatatatacatgtgtatatatatatatctgtgtatatatatatgtgtgtatatatatgtgtgtatatatatgtgtgtatatatataggtgtgtatataaatatgtgtgcatatatatatatgtgtgtatatatatatatatatatatgtgtttatatatatgtgtgtatatatatgtgtgtatatatatatatatgtgtataaatatgtatataaatatgtataaatatatatataaatatgtatataaatatgtatatatatctgtatatgtgtatatatacatacatatacatatatatacatatctatatctatatctatatctatatctatatctatctatctatctatctatctatctatctatctatctatctatctatctatctatctatctatctatctatctatctatatatatatatatatatatatatatatatatatatatatacatacacacatatatatatacatatatatacatattcatacatattcatacatatttatacatatatatacatatatatatacatatatatacatatatatacatatattgatatgtaattatataaatacataaacatataaatatatatctttatatctatattacaaatacatgtatgtagaatTATAAATgatcagacagataaatatagacagatggcCAGATAGATGAACAGGTAAGCATACAGTGTGATAGATAAGGAATAAATATAAGATGCATACACACTTCATCTGTCTTAATTACCTTTGAAAGGCTGATTCTTGGCACTCGCCAATAATCTGCTTACGCCGTCCACAACTTCTCTCcgactctcagtctctctctccttctccttcttcttcccaatGCGCATAACTGGAAATAGTTTAAATAAGTAATTGGACATTtactaaagaaaaatatgataacttTAACAAAGtaagaaataagacaaaatatataaatactaaaaTATTCTATGCCTTGACTAAATGaggatatataaattttaatttaTAAGAAGATTACCCCCTACGATCCGGGTGACATGACGGtcccatcatggaaaaatctgggttgaGGGGTGATGGGTGATGTTATCAAACCATCATTGGACAAAATAACCACAGGCTAATAACCACAGGCTGAGCGATATGAACTTGTAGTCGTGAGCAAAGGCCATGGTGACAGAAAAGAttcgccacaagtgcacaaacctcttggagtatgATAAGACTCATCTagcgcttagaagggggcttttgcattattcccatcaaaaaactaatcatcatcatcatgaagctAACGctgacaggggcgcatagccgcatccacccttcatttAAACCTACAAGGGTCCCTCACggcaagctgccaggcagggactcggctcatctcAAGCTCCTTACAAGAGGTTTGAtctatctgcccaagccacgaccttggtcatcccacaggcctcctccacccagggttatctcgagcagagacaacctggtgggcaggatcatcctgggggaagcgggCCAGGTGGCCgtgtagcctgagttggcgatcacagattgtgcaggaaGTAGGTCCTGTttcagtctcatggtgcaactgttggtttgacacgtggtcctgtcaatagtaccccatgatccggcacaaagaccgattgcaaaaggcatcaagatgtgactccaaggcacaggataatatccaggtttcactacagtatagcaaaactggcattatcagattgctccggcctctgatgcctcagtaggtggtctctgatacgtctcagaaggatgtgggcaagaaccttgcccaGTATACTGatcagtgtgatgccttggtgattgctaCAATCCcaatggtcccccttccccttccagagagggatgaccacacccctcaacagttcagggggaatggtactggacagccagatggcagccaggacagcatgcaacccacatgccataggttccccactatcctttaacagttcagctggaatgccACAAATACCCGTTGCATTGCTATTCTTTAACTTAGAGattgcctccctaacttcagttagggtgtgtggatcctcactgatgggtgggtccggcaacggaatcacggcactacccgcatctaaGTCAactgacaaatatagacattggaaaatagcaaaaaagcaaaaaaaagtttatgcaaaataactttgcaaaggggaggcacataGTCTCGTAACCACTCACAAGTGTTTGTGCACGCCCGGCCTATACTCCACATGCCAGGAATATTGGCCACTTATGTAACCCACACCCTGTATTTTCAGCACTGTGATTTTCGTGATGCAACAGGACCCAACAGGTTAAAAGACAAATATTTAAAGCTATAAACTTCCTATATATTCCAAAGAAATGCAGGTCTCTGTACTCTTAAAATCATACATTGCTTTATTAAcagtttctataaatatataactgaATCACATAATCTCTATATCCAAGTGTCCAAGACATGAAACTTGTTCTTAAGATCTCTCAGACAGAATCCACAAGTCGtacttctctgcttcttctctttggtGGCATATGACAATGTCAAGTGCTGGAAGGAGTAGGGATCTACAGGTGGCGTTACCCCAAGGGGAGCTAACCGCGCCACTTGTAAAGTGCGAAAGCTGGTCTTCAGGGTGTACTTTCCTCCTTCAACAcgtgctttttctttttccttttccttctccttgtcttcacGGCCAGAGCTCCGCACAAGCCAGTAGTCCACTTGTAGATCCAGAGCTTCCTGCCCACCACTTTCAGATAATGACTTGTAGCTGGAATGCAAGCACAGCAAAgtgaataaacaaagtaaaagctTAGACTGACTTTGCATTTTTAAAATGAGCTATCAATACAGATGAATTCTGACCCTAGTTAAGGAACATAAATAGAGAACCAGAAGTTAAAACCAGGCTCAGTTATTTCAGTAGTACTACAAATGTTATATAGTGATCTCTCACTCCAACCTAAAATATTAAAAATTACATTAGAGtaagtttttcttttccttctctttttaggTTAACTTCAAACTTATAAAACATAATAGTGGAACTTTATCTGCAAAATGAGCCATGTATCATTATCCACTTAACTGTACAACCACCTGATCTTTCTCCTCAAGACTGAAAACTTTACTGATATAAATGCTGTTCTTCCTATTACTTATTTAGTGTGATTCTATAAACATATTTGGACTTTGTTCTTCCCTTACTTGGCCAGGTGTGAGCTGTTGATGttcggtgaggagggaggagttgtgTTGTCCCGAGTTTTGTCTATACTGAGGCCAGTGGTGGGTGTGGACGCAGCTGGGGGGGACCCAGGCAGGATGATAGCTGTGGGCGTTGAGAGGGGCTCATCCAGGTCGACTGAGGATGAAGTCACATCCCCACTCCCCAACCGTACATCCATGATAAATGGCACAAAGGCCTGCGTCGATTCATCATCTCCACTGAAAGTTGAGCAGAGATATGCATTACCTTTTAGCCAGATATGAAATAGTCAAGCAGATAATATAACATGAGTTTTTCTGGTTCTTTAACAAAAACCTCTTCCTCTGACtgtatttgtttttcattactATAACCTAGACTCAATCTGTTATTAAATTCAGCACAAGAGAAACTTCCATTACATTTCCAACTTATACATTATTAATAAATCACTGTCATTAAGACCCGAAGCAAAAAGCCAAGCAATGGTAAACTGTCTGTAATTCAAGATTTTAAAAGCCAAACCTTTATTTTCCAAATATTCACTACTAGTACATCTATGGCACATCTTTAAAAATGAAAGCAAGACTAAAATATCAAACATATTCTAGTTATAGAAATTTTATTACAACCTTAGCTTatctctatttataatgaaagaatTTAAACAGCACATTCCAGATGTTAGATAAATCTTGTGTTACTTTTAAATTTTCTCAATAttcattgccaaaattaccaATACATTTTGagtaaaaatcatatataatccTAATATGACAATGAATATAACATTAACTATTTGGAAAATCCTGGTTATTCTAATCAAGTTAACATGGAGCTTGACTGTTATATAATGTAAAAGTGTGGAAGAAAAACAGGTCTATATCTCAATCCCAGAACAACAGGAGGCCTTGGAAAAGTTTGTTTCAGGGAACAGTAAAACATCCAAAAACAAACTCTGAAATGGCTCAGTCACTGTGCTCCTGATATATAAATCATTTGCAAACATTCATCCTGAGCACCTGATATTCTTGTATATCAGTCTGATTGCTCAACCATCCCTTGCTGATTTACTGTATGCTATTAGCACCAATGAAACGAACTTTGTTGTATTGTTCAGAACTCATGCATGCAACTGATAACTTGTAGTTAGAGATAACAGTggataatatacatttatattctataaaaataataaaaagtgtgAGATGAAATAATGTACTTTCTACGGGTTCTGCACTGTCAATAAAAATACACCAAAGGAAAAGCTATATCTTCAGAACTTTAACCTATAAGCCAATTAAATTTTTCCCCTACACACATGTTGCTTCCTGATGATACGTGCCAAACAGGCCAGCTCAGACGTTGAGTTCCAGCTCTTGGACTAAAAAAGGCAATAGGAAGTAAATGTGTTAACTTCATCATCACACATTCAAAGCTGGAATTTGTCCTAATAATTAGTTATGACATAGTACCAAGGCCTTTAATACACAATGCTAGAATTATGGAAAACATGCTTTGCTGCTGACATTACTGATTTAGATATAAATGGGTTAATAAGCAGTAATGACCTTCAACTTGGTCCAAAACTAATGTCTTCTtgtcacttctctccttcccttttgttaatttctttactttttttctagttTCGCTATCTTCCTATACCATCTTTAATCTCTGATGCCCTTTTGGCTTTTGCTTATGTTTCTAGTGCACAGGTAAACAGATATGTAGCAagctaaatatgaatacatacaaacaagacaaaaaaatacacaaaaaaagaaaagacttgcATTTCTCTAAAACGCTCATATCTATGTCAAGAAAATGGTATATACAAGTTAGATCTATAGCCAAGATTCCTTCCAACCCACCTCTTTTCCTTATATGTGAGCATAGCTTCAGCAATAGGAAGGTGCAACGTGTGTTGAGCCTGTGTAAGGTAGCGGTGGATGCGATTAACAACCTCTTGCACATCTGGCTTCTCCCATCGCTCCACAACCTCTCGCCAGGATTCACTGACAAAAGCCGCACCATACACAGAGTCTACAGATCCTAAGTACTTAGCTAGGCTATTTACACCTGCAACAAAAGGACCATCCAGATCAGAAAtataaaagttttaaaaagttCATCACTGAAAGATTTATctaattcatgtattcatatctatcatcattgtATGTTACATTTATCATAATTAACTAAATAATTCTTGAATGCTCTAGTGATGCTGTCTTATAATGACATAAATCTGAGATTTTAAATCGCACCTAAATTAGATAAAAATATCAAATTAGATTCCAAAGTTCAAAAGGAGAGCAAACCTCTACTAAAAAAACATGTGAACCTTGGCAAGTATGTTTTAATATGtcaaacaaaaaagaattatATCGTACCAAGAGGAATGATGAGAAATCTAACGTGGTTTTGGAAGTCCGGCGGTTTGGAAGAGAACTGGTCGACATACGGTCGCAAAACGCAACTAATGTAAGTATCAGAGCCCACCACCACAACTTTCATGGGGCCTGGGGCTTTGGCATTACTGTTGCAACTGGAACAGATAATAGCAAATATTGAAAATCATATGTTTCTAAAATATTTAAATGGGTGTGAAGAATACAAAACTtaaattcatttgtatatatatctacagatatacagataacataaataaaacttACAATTTTTGGAGCTTGTTGACAAGGTGCGAGACAGTGGCCTTTACATCAGCCATGGACATGGTAGTAATCACCCTGTGGCCATGCTCTGTGAGATGTGCAGACAGGAGAGGCCCGTGTGACTCCCCTGTGTTCACCAAGACAACGTGGTCTGGCAGTTGTACATCCTCCACTGGTAGTACTCGAGCCAGCTGCTCTAACAACACCTTCCTTGGCTAGAGATGAAGCAAAATTTTTGTTGATTAGGAAGCTCTTAAAACAAAACTATTCTTGGTTATACTGTCACTATTTCAACTATAAAAAATTACAGTACAATTATTGGACTTCCAACACATTATCATAGTTTTAATTCTAATTCTAACATTACTCTTTAAGTCATAACATTATTATACTGATGTTGCATGCTACTAATACTATTGCAAATGTATCGATGATTCCTAAACAATAAGAACTTTTTTCAGAGATAATACTTACACTAGAGTCTACATTTGCACTTGAGTTCGACCTCTCAACAACCATCTTCTCCTGGCGAGGCGTTGAGCCGCCTGTGGACGacacactcctcctctccttcaaggACATGTTGCTTCGGTCTCTATTAAACAACTTGTTCTTGTTACTGCAAAACATTATGGGGTTAATTTCTTTTGCGGGCTGCAAACTAAATTAAAATCATGGCATATTGTATATAAAGTATGTTTACGTATAGTGTATGAATAAAAAGGAGTGCGCATGGATGTGTTACCTTAGAACACAAGTTAATAACAAATGCTAATGCAATTAGACTTTTGACCTTCAATTTCTGGTTAAAGTTTAAGTTGCATCTTCCATCTGTGCCCTATATTTTCTTAGCAttattcatacacaaatataaagtGAAATTTACCCACTACTAACTCctaaagtaaaaacaaagaaaaactttATCCTAATaccttttatttttgtcttctcttgGTGGAGATGAAGCTAAGCACTGTGGATCAGAGTGCTCCTGATCCGTCCAGTTCTCCATGTGATCGCTGTCGGCTCTTTTGCTACTTTCATCACTCAGTCTATCTGCACCCACTTTGTCTGCTGAGAAGGGAAGTACTTGTTACAATGGAATTCTTGTAGGAATCTTCCTAATATTTTCTATCCAACAGGAAGAAAGTGTAAAAAAGTAAACTAACTTATGAATAAGCAAATCTGACTGTTTTGTGATGATTATACAAGTAGTGCTAAAATGTAGGAGTTATTCAATGTTTTGTCATATGTTCCTTGAGTTCAAAAATACAACTCAGAATAAATCATTCTAATAACATATGTACAGATTACACGTTTAACATTGTGAATCACAAGGCCATCTTTAGATGTTTTCATAAATCTTcacaaacaattaaaaataatatcTATACTACAAGAATTCTTCACAGTTCTACACTACTAAAATCTGGTCTAGAAACACATatgttatatttacataaacactggTGCCTCACAAGTCAACACTGAATACCTCCAAGATGCATACAGTTAGCCACATTTAAGCATTGTCCTTGCAAGTATCAATAATATGCATGTAACTATAATATACAATCAAGCCCTTTAATGCTTTCTAAAATCCTATAGTGAATTCCAAGTCACTTCTTTTCATACTTTTCTTTCATGGGCTAGAGTTACAGACTTGATAACATTACACATTCCCAGCATTTGGAGTCTTATTTCACCGTTATCAACTTAATCCAGATATTACTGATTCTTGAAACATTTTGCTCCTTGACATTATTTTCCAAATGACTCATATCAACTAAACCTCCTCTTTGTATAAGAACATCACAAGGGCTTGTactcattaagaaaaaaatctatgatc encodes:
- the KrT95D gene encoding phosphofurin acidic cluster sorting protein 1 isoform X3 produces the protein MLQRRKKYKHRTILGFKTLAVGVINMSQVLQRPVDRELELYSEGKEKGVSLAKVTMVSLSSQPVDTDEPPERAKSFMADNPDSPRLCDRSVDLVEVYSDDDEDYSSQDEGSDSEPILEDGSRRTHHHLRSNTRSKSLPPNARQRNLKQRFIALLKRFKVPEALQAFDQDQELDPRTGGEVDEAEIEDLFDELEDLSDSGPEVDTISITSTPKPSLRPYFSSSRSLLNEADKVGADRLSDESSKRADSDHMENWTDQEHSDPQCLASSPPREDKNKSNKNKLFNRDRSNMSLKERRSVSSTGGSTPRQEKMVVERSNSSANVDSSPRKVLLEQLARVLPVEDVQLPDHVVLVNTGESHGPLLSAHLTEHGHRVITTMSMADVKATVSHLVNKLQKFCNSNAKAPGPMKVVVVGSDTYISCVLRPYVDQFSSKPPDFQNHVRFLIIPLGVNSLAKYLGSVDSVYGAAFVSESWREVVERWEKPDVQEVVNRIHRYLTQAQHTLHLPIAEAMLTYKEKSGDDESTQAFVPFIMDVRLGSGDVTSSSVDLDEPLSTPTAIILPGSPPAASTPTTGLSIDKTRDNTTPPSSPNINSSHLANYKSLSESGGQEALDLQVDYWLVRSSGREDKEKEKEKEKARVEGGKYTLKTSFRTLQVARLAPLGVTPPVDPYSFQHLTLSYATKEKKQRIMRIGKKKEKERETESRREVVDGVSRLLASAKNQPFKVNIDSAEWTNVKFFQLSSQWQTQIKTFPISLFSLQDSNL
- the KrT95D gene encoding phosphofurin acidic cluster sorting protein 1 isoform X1; this encodes MLQRRKKYKHRTILGFKTLAVGVINMSQVLQRPVDRELELYSEGKEKGVSLAKVTMVSLSSQPVDTDEPPERAKSFMADNPALAPLVVLLSRGLSQGGTSDSALPSGNPLFCLPPVSRIPALADRSVDLVEVYSDDDEDYSSQDEGSDSEPILEDGSRRTHHHLRSNTRSKSLPPNARQRNLKQRFIALLKRFKVPEALQAFDQDQELDPRTGGEVDEAEIEDLFDELEDLSDSGPEVDTISITSTPKPSLRPYFSSSRSLLNEADKVGADRLSDESSKRADSDHMENWTDQEHSDPQCLASSPPREDKNKSNKNKLFNRDRSNMSLKERRSVSSTGGSTPRQEKMVVERSNSSANVDSSPRKVLLEQLARVLPVEDVQLPDHVVLVNTGESHGPLLSAHLTEHGHRVITTMSMADVKATVSHLVNKLQKFCNSNAKAPGPMKVVVVGSDTYISCVLRPYVDQFSSKPPDFQNHVRFLIIPLGVNSLAKYLGSVDSVYGAAFVSESWREVVERWEKPDVQEVVNRIHRYLTQAQHTLHLPIAEAMLTYKEKSGDDESTQAFVPFIMDVRLGSGDVTSSSVDLDEPLSTPTAIILPGSPPAASTPTTGLSIDKTRDNTTPPSSPNINSSHLANYKSLSESGGQEALDLQVDYWLVRSSGREDKEKEKEKEKARVEGGKYTLKTSFRTLQVARLAPLGVTPPVDPYSFQHLTLSYATKEKKQRIMRIGKKKEKERETESRREVVDGVSRLLASAKNQPFKVNIDSAEWTNVKFFQLSSQWQTQIKTFPISLFSLQDSNL